The Ricinus communis isolate WT05 ecotype wild-type chromosome 8, ASM1957865v1, whole genome shotgun sequence sequence ttgcccttttagtttttttcttctttttattggtTTAGACTTGCAAGGAATAcaaagttataattatttattttttatttttatataaagttGCTTAAATATGAGTAGAAGAAAAGAGCAACATATgatgattttattgaaaatcaaattgcatATATTAGTTGaacatttaagttatttattaatatttgtcaTCTTTGTgttaattctttaaattaattatggaAGCATTGGCCTACTTTTTGCATCGCAGGCAATCATTAAGGCTTAATATTTTTGCAATATTATGATAACACAGATAGAATGGAATTGTGTAACACTGCCATTTGCCAAGCAGAACTTGGGCTCTATAATGGGCTTTGTTAAATTGCGTTTTGCGACAGGCCAGTTCTCAAGTGGGCCGATTAAGTTATAAGCCTTTTCttacataatttcttttattaggaTCCGAAATATCGTATCTTGCCAATATTTATCACAATGCCATGGGATTAATATCACGAGTGAATTTACCAATTTATTGGAATATTTGAACCTGAGGGCACCAAGTAAATTTTCAGGATGGATCAACACATTTTATGAAAAAACATAATGCATCTCCATACTTCATTCAAAGCGATTTAAActttaagtttataaataaatttcataaatttataaatttcaattaaagatAACAATTCAAGCACTAAATTTGAAGTCATGTTTATAGAATTTGATACGAgtctgtttctttttataattcgTTCCATAAATGTTAAGAGAAACTAATGTTGAATTCACGCTTATGCAATCCTTAGATGGGAAACTTCCAGATATATACTTTCCTTTCGTTCTTTCTCTTTGTTATATGTTGAAGAGAAAATGCTATTTAGATACTATCCTTCTGGTTATTTCTATTTAGCAAGTACTACGTCATTGAATAATAGCAACAAATCTTGCCTGTTGAATCCTGATTCAATTTGTAACCATTTCCAGCAAGGAACGAACACACTTGGTTGCTTGCTAAAACCTGTTGAATCCAATGCATGTTCTCAAATGACAGAGTCACATCTAATCTTTGAAGGGTCTAGTGATAGACAAGAGGTTGCATCAGGCTGTGTCTAAAACTCTGAACAACTTGTTTTCTTGTACCCACAACTGTTGTAACCAGGATGAATACCCAACCCACCTCCCACAAACAACATAGTTCAgtatatctatttatatatatatatatataggatttAATAGACAAGAATCACTGTTCTGTTACTATTAGGACTGGCGGTTTTTCAATCCAGCCAATACTGTTGTTATAATGGATATACGTGTTTGTATAGCATAAGAAAGGGGCTCATGATGGAACCATATACCCTTTATTAGGTGTCCTTTGATGCGATTGCCAATAGGAACAAGTGTTCTATTACTTTAGTGATATGTACTCGTGTGCCAATAAGAAATTAGATGAACCATACCCATTTTAACAAAGTTGCACGTGGAATTCACATGGTCGCTATCTAATCATAtagataaggaaaaaaatatatatataaaaaaaaaaatatatatatatatatatatttctactAGTTTCATCCATACCGACTCGCAAAATTTGAGAGGTTAGTGTTTGTTTCTGTTTGTTTAAAGGTAATAAAGAACAGTGGATTGCTTACGAGCCATCCAGAAGTGGCAAATCATTTTGTTTTCTAGTTGCTCGTTGGATAGCTAAAAATGAGGATCCTCCAACATCCAACTAACCATCTACTGTTAGGGTTTTATTAGATTTGGGCAAGCTCGCCTCAACTATGTCAAGGTTAGTAAAGGTATGGGACAAGCACACCTGGCAAAAGTATGTCATTGGTCGGTATTATTTCTGAGTTCTACCTATTGTACACCTATTGCTTAGTACTTCCTTTCACTGGACTGCCCTATAGAATATAGCTTAAGATTTCAACTtgatctaaattttatgaagaTAGAAATGGAAGACTTGATAGGAGGTAAGAGGGGTTTGAGCTTGAATCATTTGAGATATGCATCTATCTACAGTGATTGACGTACTAATAGAAACTTTATATGAAGCAATTAACCAGAAGAAACAAGGTGTTAAAGACTGCCCAATAGAATATACCGTTGTCCCATAATTCACCACCTGGGTTCACTGCACATGCATAAAGCAATATAATGTACAGCACTAGAGTGTAACATGACGGTACAACACTTGGCAAAAGAGATGGGTATATCATTCTTCATCAtcatttcaaacacttcatAACTCGACGTGCTTTTTGGAAAAGTAATATAATGTAATTCATTTCATAAGAAGTGAGTAATTCAAGAGataatttaaatactaattcCAAGGTCTTACAAATTTGATTATGCTGCTACATCAAAATTACCTTGCAAAGCACAAAATGGCATGCAGCACCGGTGCATCTGTTACTGTCATCCTGTTCAATTAAGCACATCAGTCAAGGTTTGTTACTATAATCCACAGTGGATTTATATTAGCCCTTTTCAATGTTATACTCACTGCCAAGTCCATAATTGAAGATCACCTCATGGCTTTGTCAACAGACTTTCAGCATGGCTTACTGTGAATGATATGTTTGTAGGGTATTCTAAACATATCAGAGCCAACAACTATGATCACGTGGGCtccataataatatttgagaagaaaaaggaaatcaaGGCAATTTGAGATGTCGAACTGAAGTCATCAATGATGTCACAATCATGCCTAAATCAAGTTTTTGGTTCCATGACACGTACCACGAACAGCTCAATGACTGTGTTACATTGCAAAAGCAGACTCATTTTGGGTAAAATGCAGGTTTTctttaaatagaaagaaaaggagatcaAGTATTACTCCTCTCCTTGGTCCTTACAGAAACTGGAAATCATTAACTTTTAGCCTCATCCTGCATGGAAGCAATATAGGTCATAAGACTAATGTTACAACTTGATCAGATAACAAGAGTCTTTACCTATTAACAAAACAGACTTATCACATCTCTTCTTATATGAAATTCGTCGAAAATGGCAATATGACAAAGGACACAGAGAACATTAATTTCACAGAAGAGTGGCAATTGATGACAACAATGTTAACAACAATAACAGTAAAAGGATATCATGATCAAAACATGAAATGGCCCAGCCTAACCATTCCATGATAGTACCAGAGATATTTCATGTGGCAAGCACAGTGTATTAGATTAGGATCATGCATTTAGAAGCATCTTTCCTGAAGCATTTGTTAAGAAAATCAGAGAATTCATCCTTTCACTTTGGGGCCATGGTGAGTATAACTTGTAACTTAAATCACTTTTGACCCACAACATTATAATGTAATCACTTTTTGACCCACAAAATTGTTCTTGGTCCTACTAGCAATGTATCCCTTCTCCATTATAAAACTACCTCGTAAAATGGACATGGTCAATAGTTTCTTCAAGGAAAACTAACCTGTATGGAATGATCATGTCGATATGCCCATCCTCACACAAGTTAATGCGTCCATTAGCAAATGTATGTTTATGCACATCTTGATGAACATGTTATTTGATGTAGGGCCAATGATACATGCATTTCTGACAAGTTGCACGTATTTTTACCAATTGCTAATGTGCATAATATACCCGAAGAAACATTTCAAGCATGCATGATACATGTTGCACCCCCAACTTGGGGGTCTCCTAACTGCTCCCTTATTCTTCTAGTTGATTTGATCTTGACAAAGAACAGCCAACAAAAATCTTGTTTCTATCTGAATGTTTCTCTCTATCTCCATCCATGTCAGACCCTTCTAGCACCAACTGAATTCCAACTCATTgagcaataataataacaagatcCTCATTCGTTGGTGCTTGATCCTAATCTCTTCTTTAAAAATCCCACTTCCCTTGCATATCTAAATCTCTCTCTATATCTAACCCCTTAAGGCAACTAAAGCAATCTAACATCAACGCCTTCAAAGAAAGATCAAAATGAGGGTAAGTCCATACTCTACCAAATTTTTAATAGCAGAGATATTAATGATTGTCCAATTTCATCTGTGGGTTCATTTTTGCAGATACTAGGTTGGATGCACAATAAATTACGGCACACTAGCATCGAGCCATTCAAGGATTTTACAATTGGTATTCCCACCATAtcattcttcttcatcttcttttaattgataatatacAGATACAAAAACACATACTTCCTAGAAATGCATCAATTACATGGATAGGACCACGCTggtaagaaaaaagagaagttCTAACCATCAAAAATTGATAGTTTCAGAAAGAAAATTGCCTGTGCAGAAACCCTTCAATTTTAAGGACTTACCGATACTGGCTGAGACCACTGATGTCATGTGGCCACAGGACCTACTGTCTCTGTTGTTATAATGCGACCAGAATTCTCTCTGCAATGAAATAGGTGGTCAGTAGAATAGAACATATATAATTGTAATCACAGTACTGCCACATCATTGCAAGAATTAATAATCCTTTAACGTATCATGTGCTCTCATTTGAGGATAACTTAGCCACTAGCATAATATGCATTCTCATTTTAAATGCAAAAATCAAGTGATATGCAACAATAATATCTTCTGCTTATAACTCCAAATATATGTTTCATCCCATGCCCTAATTCTTCTCAACTCACGATCTCCAGGGACCTATTGTGCCTGCCTTTCAGCAACAACATCCCGTGATGAGAAAATCTCCCATACAAGGCCAAGGTTTGACTCCAGATATGAGAAATATGAAAATACTCTATCTGAAGTTGAAGCAAAGAGAGTGGAGGAGAATTATGAAGATGAAACATCTGCAGTCATGTATGAGCCATTTCATGGTTTTCTTGCAATTGGAACTCTTGGTTCAAAACAAATCACCAGTGAGGCAGTAACACCAACACTTCCAGTGTCTTTTGAGAATATTGAAGATGAAAAGACAGAGGTGACGGAGAATGAATTGAAGCTCCTTAATGATGAACTAGAAAAGTTTCTTGAGGCTGAAGCTGAAGAAGAAGGTTGCAATGAATCATTGGCAAGGAGCAGTTATGTGAGCACTATTACGCTTAGCGGCATACAAACAGAGGAAGCTAGTGCTGAAGATAATGGAATAACTGCATTTTGTCCCCTTCAAGGATATCTATTTGGGTCATCAATAGACCTGCCAGAATTAAGAGTTGAatcaaagaaggaaaaagcatCACTTGCGGAGATGTTTCATAGGACAAAGATAACAGAGGAAATTTCTCTAGAAGTTGAAGAAAAAGGGGAGATGCACGCCAAGCAAGCACATAAACCTGTGAGACACCTCATCAAAAAGATATTACAGAAGTTTTATGCTTCATCAAAAAATCCTATCCTGTCTTCCAGTCATGACGCGGACACTTCTGTTTCAACCAAGAAAAGGCTTAACAAGGTGTGTCTTCCAGCTCTAGATTTCCTAAGAAACAAGATAACATAAAAGATCCAGCATCTCCATCCGTGATCCTATGACCAACATTGCTATAACCTGATGACCTAAGGTCAAGTATGCTAAATTCCAATTTGAGTCTTTTATTCTGCTGCCAGAATATCTGGAGAACTGGTTGTCAAGGACAAGAATGGGATGGTGCgatattttataaagttgACTCTTAACCAAAGGGATCATTACAAGAGAAAACCATTGATGGGTGAATAAACAGTGGCCAGACTGAGAATAACAATCAATGCTATCTTGTCTAGATCTTAAATTACAAGTTAGTCATTCATAGGTGCTTTCTGAATCATAAATTCAGATTGTATGATAACCTGTATTCACAACCACACATTATAGCTTACAATAGGTGTTTTGCCTAGACAAAATATCCAACATCACCATAATATTATCGAAGATCCAATGGACCTTTGAGTAGCAACCTTCAATAttacacaaaattaattaaataatatattttacatgaGTTCTGATTTTCTTCAACTTTGGCATGCAGGTCCTAAGAATGTTCCACAGAAAAGTTCATCCCGAAAACCCTATAGCTGAGAAAGTGTTCGCCGAGTCAAATGCAAAGATTAAGAAGAATCTGCATCATAATGTAGACATGGTGTACCAGGATCAGGACAGCATAAGGTTTCTTCCAGGATCAAAGTCAATGGAAAGGGTACGATGCTATAAGAACAACTTGAGTGGCAGTAACTCGAGTAGAAATAGGGAATACTGGATTAAAACAGATGCAGACTGTAAGTACCTACACCCTCTTCACTTTTCAAATAACATAGAGATAagtttacttttattttggattGCTGAGTGCCGCACTGTTTTGATCATTCATCACACTAAGGTAAAGAtgcataaaataagaatacaTCTGTTATGTTCATAGATATGATGAGATTAAGAAACACAAATGCATTAATTGTGGGCCATTATTGATGTAAAGCATTAAGGAACACTTGTCAATAATATTCTGAAGGCTGCTATAACCAGGAGCAATATGTCTACTTAATAGCTATACAAAGAACTTTATCAAAAGCATGGAATATGCTAAGTACAAAGATGCACAATTAGCTTGCAGAAAATACATACTGACAGTAAACATTCATGTAGtggaaaagttaaaaaaatgaacTTTATGGTTTGGCATTTTCAAACTCAAGAGGTTTAGTAATTAAACTGGTTATTGAGGCCAAATATCAAAGATATCTTGCACAGTAAATTCCATGTATGCAATTGCATTACTGCCTGCTAAGGAAGAGgttctttttgtctttttccttttaagaaaatatgcTCTGTTAAACAAATTGTTATCCTCAAGATGCAGCTTAAGATTATGGATGCATGTATCTGAAACGTTTCTACTGTTTGCTCTGTAGACTTGGTGCTGGAGCTGTAGCAAAGAAGTAAAAACACATGCTGAATGTGATATTCGATGATATCAACTATTTTCTTGTGTATTTGTGAGATTTTATTAGTGATAAACTTAAGAAGATGGAAGGAGTAAGATGGAAGGAGTATGAGGTACCCATCTTATTTTCCTGTGTAATAAAAAGTTGTGAGTGCTAAATGTCATGTAAACTTCCTAATTTGTAGACATGATTTGGATTATCATGTATCATGTGCAAGTGTCATTTGCAttctaagaaattattcaGTCTCCATGGATAAGTAATTGATCCAGGGTTTATTATGGGAGGATCTAGCAAACACATTTGGTCCGAATTCAAATCTCAGCCAAAGTGACTGCTGGTAAAAGGTTTCAGAAGCATGGTGTTAACCAACAATGAATCTTGAGGCTGCTGAAAGCAAATCACCACAAATGAAGCCAAATCATTATATACATAGTTCACTACATTTTATTTGTTGATTTGGTGGGGTGAGAGAATTGCAGCTTAAAGAAGCTCCTTCAGTACTCATATCGTTTAATACATGCATCATATACCCTTAAGAGGATAGAACAGCTAGTCAAAGCCTGTTATGGCCTTGATTCATGGGTCATAACTAGAGATAGTGAACGGCAGACATAGCAGAACTTTAAGAAGACAAAGAGGGCCATTAAGAAGATGTGACAAAGGATACAAGACAGCAGGTTAGAGGCATAAGAGAAGGAAAAGTAGAGAAATTGAAAGAAGAATCTGGAAACTGTATTAATTTGCAAATTACCCGACCTGCCTTTTCaatttctctattttatagaaattcaaAACAGTTATAACAATCAGTTTATCTACTAAACTAAGCTAAACTGCAAGCACCAGCTAACCAAGGTCTAAGCAACAGTTAATCCACATGAGCATACCAGATGGGATAAGTAAGATGCAGCTCAGTAATTCCCAATGTTTCTGGTTCTCTTGATTCTCTTGGGTCAGTACAAAGCTAAAGCCACCGCCCCCATCATGTGAAAAGGTCCCTTATATCACCACCATTCCCCATCATGTGAAAAGGTCCCTTATATCACCaccattcttttttatttttctactgCCAGGCACCCCAAATACGTGCAAAAAGTCAACccatttaattcaattaattaaaaactgtTAAATCtatgtttaaatcaaaatCTGTAATGATGATCAGATGGGTTGAAACTGGTGTATCTACACCTAGTACTCATGCCAATCTGTAAGCATTGTGAGGAATGAAGATTCTATTAGCCAGACAAGTAAATTTGTTCTGAG is a genomic window containing:
- the LOC8285319 gene encoding protein LAZY 1 is translated as MRILGWMHNKLRHTSIEPFKDFTIGTYCACLSATTSRDEKISHTRPRFDSRYEKYENTLSEVEAKRVEENYEDETSAVMYEPFHGFLAIGTLGSKQITSEAVTPTLPVSFENIEDEKTEVTENELKLLNDELEKFLEAEAEEEGCNESLARSSYVSTITLSGIQTEEASAEDNGITAFCPLQGYLFGSSIDLPELRVESKKEKASLAEMFHRTKITEEISLEVEEKGEMHAKQAHKPVRHLIKKILQKFYASSKNPILSSSHDADTSVSTKKRLNKVLRMFHRKVHPENPIAEKVFAESNAKIKKNLHHNVDMVYQDQDSIRFLPGSKSMERVRCYKNNLSGSNSSRNREYWIKTDADYLVLEL